agactaaggacctcctgctacttcttaccacatggttcaacctctctaagtgagtttgattgaccattgaagcgtcagaatgactcctaaggctgagcccctactttcattttaaaacactaagaatctcaccgagagattctacacagatggaacttagtttaccacttggatcgtactttcatcactttgtaatcatatactttttgccaAAATCgacatatacataatctcaacaatatacattactcaccaatcacaagttataaaaataacatctccctaatttaatataagttaatcaataccataatcttttataatttatttccaatGCCTAAACCCCTGTACACTCAAATATATAAAACCATGTTTCTTtccattatattataatagttatattaaaccATAATTCTAGtctaatatttatatcaaaCCATTACGTAAACATTTCTAATTAAGTCAACATTcatagtataatattttaatattctatcATACGTACctattagttatatatataaaactatattatattaatagaaattaatatCATGTacatatacaaatttaatatgtaactaatatattaatattatttattaagtgTCCTGcaccttttatatataatagtatattatattaacaaaatttactttcatGACATtcctgtttttctttctttttaatattttattttatttactcatTCTTTTAGCAAAGTGGGTCTATCCTATCTTTCCTACCTATCCATTTTACAAACATAACATGGCAAAAGAATTTCCACACCCTGGACGTGCCTTACGGAGGCAaacattcatattttcttttctatattaatttatatatccaagaaagaaaatttttccAAAACCTAATAAAAGCAAAACGTCCCTCCCTCTCTGCAACAAAACAACCACTGCTCTTccactatttattaaaatgttatgttCATTTAAGATCACAATTCTCTCCTTCTTCTAATCTTTTCCCACTATAAAATCACTAACCAATGTTTCCAGCAccactctttttctttcctgCCACCCACAcgtcttcttcttttctctttcttgcaTACTAACATTGTTCCCTTCTATACCCACAACTctctcttcattttattttattaaacccACACAGAGCAACACTCCTTCTCTATCAATATCATCCTAATAAACTCCCCATCCAATGCATATCTGAAACTGTTTATTTACACCCAAAACCTACTCATCCTTACAATTCAAACAAgaaaggaaatataaaaaaaatccacaaaCAGAGATACTCCTTTTTCCCCTCTCATTCCTTTTTCTGTCAATGGCCATAGCACTCTTTGCCTCAGAAAAACAGTAAAccattttaaagaaattaaacatcTTTCTCTCTCCCGTGTTATTCTTTCAGACTCTCATCCGTTTACTAACTTTACATTTCATCCTCTATCCAACCAAATTTAACACTTCCTTTACACTTTACAAAACCAACCCCAATTCTTTCAAACCCTTCTTACATCCCAATTGGTCAGCGGAGAAAAATCAATCACATTCAATAACTCATTCCGAAACAGAGTATATTCATCAACAATACACAAGAAATCATTCACAGGTTCATCATTTGTGCAATCCAGTTCATACCAAAACCAAATACGTAAAACAGTGACAACACAATCCCAACCgaacatcatatttttaaattcaatcatACATGAAACACTAAAACAGatttaaccaaaaataattaactcCCCTTATCTGACTTTCTCAAAAAAACTAATTGAAGATGCCCTAACAGGAACCCACTCAGTGTTTGCTTAcaaaacctacaaatcaccCAATTCGTGATAGAACATAGCGCTTAGAGCTCGAATAGAGTGGAAGGAAAAACGTACAAGGCACATGAACCCAACAAAGTTGCAGGCCCTAGATTCTAGAACagtgaaagaaaaagggaaaaggggaCTTACCGATCGGGATAGAAAATTGTTCGGTTCAAAATGAAACTTTTGTCGCCGCGATCGTTTAGGCaccttcaaattaaaatttaaacagttCAGTGTTTGGAtcttttagagagaaggtagagcaattatttaggaaaaaaaaggatttttgtttagagagagaaaagaaaaagcagaaATTAAAAGTCTGACTTTTGAGAAAGGACCCTTAAGGTCAGGTTCCCTTAATCTGGGCCTGACTCAACTAGGGCCAATAgtcctttttatttattcagGCTCTTACACTTATACCCCATTGatctattaaatatatattattttttataaataaatggtGTGGAAGACATTTTGTGGACGCCTTTACCCAATGTAATataacttaataatattttatgatgtctACTTCTTAAGTAAAATGGTTTTTACATTATTCAATTCTGTGTTTTCCAATATTCTAGAAATTGAACCACACCAGGATAACTGTAAAagtcacaaattttaataactctattTAATGTagtcttttagaaaaaattattcgCTATGTAATATTGATATCACTTTTTTATAacctattcttattttttaaaataagtttagtCACGTATTAagatatattcaattttacaacaaatataaaatgataatataattaatgtacATAATAAGAGCAAGTTGTCATTTTATTGTAACCATAATTTCACaatctcatattttttaatcaatgaaaagaaataagacGATGGAACAAGATAATAGTcatattcatgaaaaaaattaaactacaaatatgtaattaaaggactcgaaaattaattaaaaaatatatatataacacatgttataataaaagataaatgcTAATGTGTGATAATAAATACTTTAAGAAATGTTTTGGGGAAACTTTTATATTAGTTCATGTGAAAAATTTCCTATAGGTagaatagtttaaaaaaaagagaatttatTCATGTGCActcaaaattcattaattaattcttcTGTCACGTGTTAAAATCTAATATATAGGAGACCCTCTCAACAACCAAAAACAAGTCATTAGTCGCAACATTATTGTAGTAGTGTATGTGTTGtaacaattttcatttattatgtaCACTGTAATTGTGAATGTGCACCATTATAGATTGTTTTCctgttttagatatttttgaaCTTATTAACCTAAGCAGGCTATATTTATTTTCCACTCTAGACCCTTTTACTATTTAACTACAATTTTCTAGAAGTTAAATTTTCATCATGTTTTTTCTGATTTTGCAAGTTGTTTGAAGAATCAAACTTTTAGCCGCATATTTATTCTTATTGCGATTCAAAATATAGATCTTCAGATAAGTATCAATATttaagtggatttgaggatCATGATATATGTTCTTGagatctgaaaaaaaaatcacttataaAAGATGGTTAGACATATAAGTTGGTAGGAAAGTTTgaattgagtaaaaaaaatagtatgagAGAGTATATTTCTTAATGAAATATCATACATATTTAAATGGTATTTGAACATCATGACTTATGTTATGTGATAAAAACATACAATATTAATATGATATCAAgtaatatcaaaataacattttatcatatacattataattagtctaataataataataataataatgttataccTTATCTGATTTGATCGCATGtattgttaatatataaatatttatactaataaatatatcttGGAATATCTTAAGCCAAGAGCACTTGGTTTTGTGTCCAATTCATCTTTAAGTGTTAGAGTTATGTTGTAGGTGATGTGTGGGAAACTCCATGATGGAGTGAGTGACCACCCATGGTCATAACACTAAGCTAGGCCAAGTGCTGCAGTATTTTGTGCAAAAAAAGgatggtaatcgtttacaaagCCTGGTATTataaacgattacgcgtgtcttTTTGCAGTTCTGCacatcctgttgcactgaaggaaccacctgtggtaacctGGGTGACCACTGGTGACATTGTGTGTTTTTTAGGCCAAGAGCACTTGGTTTTGTGTCCAATTCATGTTTAAGTGTGAGACTTTGTTTTTAGATGATGAAGGataaactttgtaattttttaagcCAATCACATTGCTTTTTCATTGACAAATTAACTCTGAATGATTTCATTACAATAACATCATGTCCAACATAACTTTAATAGAAATACAGTCATCCAATAACATATGTCATATTTTTGACCTCCATAACATAATGTTATCTATTACAGTCCTCCATAACATACTATTACAGTAATCCATTAAAGTCAATCACATTGTGACCtacacaacaaaatataaatgaaaccATATGTAATATTATGCACTAAGGGTCTGgttgtttggatgatgatgatgtttggTTAGTTGGCGGAACAAATTTGTGGAGGATGGCCTCCACATCGGCATTGTTTTCTGCCCACATCGGAAGTTGAATGACAGGTTTTGGCGTTTCCTTCATGAGGTCAACTGATGGAGGACATATTTCTAGTGGGAAAACCTTCACTACGTTGCGGTGAACGATATTCAAGTAGTGGTTCGTCCCAAATGCACTGAAGGAATGAACCTAATTCAACACTACCAAATATAAGTACTCtatgaatatgaaattaatataacaaacCACAAGAAAGGTTATTTGTACTAAAATTGTAAATGAAGTACTGAATGATTGGTTTACAAGATTGAGTATCATGACTGAGCGAACTCGAATATTATCTCCAAATTGAGGATCCTCAAGAACTTTATGGTGCAATGAAGCCTTCCTGGTAGCGGATGGGTCCTGCTCACATTCAGtgaatcattaatttttttttttttataaaaagttgtacattgtaaaaaataatacctTTATAGTCAAAAACATGTCTCCTAGACCATTGGGCTTGCACTCCTTTACTAAGCAAGCAACACATGGAACCCATAAGGGGTCCAAAACAACTGCTCAACCAAAACAAATCTAATGTAAACAGAACAGCAAATAAACAACAAACCCAGAAGGGGTCCAAccactagtgcagcgaagggAAACGACCGTGGTTCACCGCcaaaccgcggcctattcccttaaatattcaaaatttaaaatttcgcagggggaatagaccgcggttcccctcagaaccgcggtctattcccctgaattttttttcctccaAATTTCTGACTTCTCGCCAAGTCAGatctgaaaaaaaattgcaggaGAATATACCGCAGTTCTGAGGGGAACCGTGGTATATTCCCCTGAAAtttttttcagaactgcttttcctgattttttttttttttgcaagggaaatataccgcggttcccctcagaactgcggtctattcccctgaattttttttcagacttgcttttggggaatgtcagaattttgcagagggaataggccgcggttccccgtagaaccgcggcctatactgtcgatataatttcaaaaatgtcaccgcGCAATATTATGCTTCGGTTTCTATTGAACTGCGGCATAATGTTCGCGGTAAAAGATtgattttttactagtgaacaACCCACAGAGAAACCAAAAACCAAGAACCCATGAACgcaaaccaaagacccattaCTCAATAACCACAAACACAATACCCTtaccacaacatcaacaacgCAAGAACGCAAACCAAATACCCAAAACCCAAGAACACAAGAACGcaaacctaaaactaaaaacacCAAGAACGCAAGAACCCAAGACCCCAAACGAAAAACCCAAAGCACCAACAACGCATGAACCCAAGATCCCGACAAcccaaaccaaaaacccaacAACGCATTTACCTTGCTCGAACAAAGCTCCTTTCCCGGACTTCCCATTTCCACCAAACGGCGACAAAGGAGATCCACAAACCAAACGTCAGACGGGAAAGAGAGAgacaaaatgaaatgaaatgaaacaggacgaagggtatatttggaaagCCAAAATTTTTAAACTCTTCTCATTTTCGTCCcaacatttttttgaaaaaaaaaaaaaaagaagaccaATGGCAGCTTAACACCTGTTGGTGTCAAATGTGTGTCAAAACAAGTGTGTTAAAATAACGgaatctttttttataatatagaaaaacaattttaaaaaaataaaaagtacttTTAACTATGCCACCAAAGTCCCTAACGACACTAAAAGTGACTATGAGAAAGAGGTTTGGAGAATCTCTCAAATTGGATTAGATATGATTATAATTTCACAAGTTTGAAGTAAAATTAGAATTCGTTCTTAAAGTAAAtggatatattaatttaaaatttggaaaCTTAGTGTTAATAAGTTTCTCCTCTTATAATTTGGTTTGAACACAAAAGTTTTAACATATACCCTTTAATATAAATGAACATGTCTACATAAATTAGAAACCAATATGTCTGAATAGATATTATATGAACACAAACCTGATTTTGACAGAAATTCTCACCTTCACAGTATAAGATATGACTAcgtataatacaattttttttttaactaactATGGAGTCacaataatatgtatttatactGCATATTCATCTACTGATAGAAAcctgaatgaaaataaaaataaattattatttaaaaaataaaaacctaatgTAAAGCATGTGTACATCAagtatcatataaaaaaaatagggttaaatatgtttttgttcccttaactttgaaaattggaattagtttatcttcaaaactttggcctaattagtttctcaactttagaaatgtatgaatttattccttttaactaaattttgttatgtttatttgatgtttctaaaagtgtaaacaattcaaatgctatcatgaaacgtgtttaaaacatcaaataaagttaacaaaatttgattaaaaggattaaattcatacatttctaaaattgggaaactaaattagaccaaaattttgaagagagactaattataatttttactaaaaaataaggaaccaaaaacatatttaacccaaaaaatacATCCATTCACTCTTCAAATTCATATTAGAAAAAACATGGTGACGTATCTAAAAGCATATGCACAAAAACCTAATGTCACTCCTTTCACTATATCTTCTCTGCATGGATTCACAGTCATTTGCTTATGTGTAATTGACTTTGTTATTTCTCTGAAATTAGTTCTACATTGAATTTACTTTTCTATGTAATTGCTTTCATTATGCACCTCTATATTTAGTTTATCTATGTTTATTCTCATTGCTTACTGTTTTGGGAGATTGACAGATAAATGGAAAGCATTCAATAGCTATAGTTTTTTTGTGAACATGTAGTAATTGAAAGGCTTGGATGTTAATGATTTGCTGCAGCATAGGAATTATGCAGGAGGCTATCGTAGTGTAAGCTTTCTAGTATTTATGTGAGGATTTAGTCAGTAatgcaaaagaaacatttaagtgttttttttctctgtaaaaatagaatttattattgaatatttagtttttttttttataaaaaagaaaacccatgGGCTGGCCCTGACCTACAGGGTTTTAGGGCTTTTTAGCCCCtggggcttttttaataaagaacttttttggccctgtgggcttttttggccccaacccacatgggctagggccaggACCTATTAGAGGGGTCTAATTGACAGCTCTagttactataaatacccagtTCCTCACTTGTATTTGGCatttttgagattaatgagaatttgatTTTCTGACCTTCAGAAATAATTCTATCTTGAAAGTCATatgctagagagtccaaagactccctctaaccaccttccaagcacacttcctatttttcatttctccatTAATTTTCATGGTGCTTCTCACTCATCTACACTGAACCACTCATTCGCTGCCACTTCTTCAATGCATGCATCAGCGCTTCAGCACGTGCCATCAGTGCTTCATTTTCCATTCGCGCATTATCTCAGCTCTCCAATCACATTTTCAGAAACGCCATTTCACTCTCACACATTATCTAAAAGCATAATGTCACTATCTATAATAAGTTTCGTCTACCTCTAGGATTAGTGAATACTAAAAGATCAAGTTAAATGAACACAAGAAATATTCGAATAAAAACTTATATGAATATTAACGAAATATGCACAAAAAACTGAATTGTGTAAATAGAAAACTAAACATTGCTATTGTAAAAGNTACAAATGCTTATAAACACCCTAATATTCTTGCAGAATTTATAGCTGGACAATTAAAGAATAGAGTTTCATTTCGTAAAGCAATGAAAAAAGCTATTGAATTAACTGAACAAACAGGTACAAAAGGAGTTCAAGTACAGATTGCAGGACGTATTGATGGAAAAGAAATTGCACGTGTCGAATGGATTAGAGAAGGTAGGGTTCCGCTACAAACCATTCGAGCTAAAATTGTTAATCGCATACTAGCTGTTCAACACACTATGAATATAATAtacttgaaaacaaaattataatatgcaAATCAGGTCAAACAAGTtcaccataaaaaaataatatccacCATTAGGAGAACATATAAccatttataaagttaaaaagaaaacatgtccactacttataataaattattctgCATACAACATGATCATGAATTATGCTTTGCAAAATCCAAGTTCAGCATCCAAATCACATTCTTCAAAGCCTTCTTTTGCTTTCACCAACTCTCTTCTTGTTATTTCTAGATTTACTTTTGCTTCAAACATCGTTGTCCTCAAAGTATTTGCTTTTGTCTCTAAATTAGAGACATTTTTCTCTAAAGTTGTTACATTCTCCTCCAAAGTAATTACGTTCTCCTCCAACCTTTTCACAGCAAGAACTTTCTCAACACAAGTTTTCATTCCCAAGGCAAATTCCACACGAGGTTTCAGCCATGACAAATCAAATTCACAAGTCAAAAGTTCTTCCCATAAAATTTGAAGATGATTGCAACCATCATCTTTCATGTCTCTAACCTTTTTAGtgttgagaaaatgaagaaccCTGCCCAAAGCTGTAAAAGCCCATTCANTAAATGTTTGACTTTTCCTCTTCTTACTATCAATAAGTGAGGGATATTGTGAACAAACTTCTTCNAGTAGAGGAATAAAATCTTTATCAACTTTTCCTAAGCCCCTAAAATCCACGGTTTCAGCAGGTGAATTTGAGATCATTTTCTTCGTTGAAAGATTCACAGTACTTTGGACAAGCTTATTATGAATGTTCCTAACTGATTCATCAACTTGTTTCTTATGCTCTGTCTCATGAATCGATATATGAATTTCAAATATACAACAACCATCCACGATGAACCCATCACCAGAGGCGTAAATGTTAGACCAATGTTCATTCCTTGAGTTGAAGTTCCGTCTAATTTCTGACAAATTCATATATCAAGAGTCAGTTGGGTATCGAGTTTATAAAACAAAGAAGTGTGAAATTtaccttttattatattgtCTCTGTGGTTGTGCTGATTAATcagaatgaattttaaatttgcaAATTTTTCACATCCACTAGGCGGATCACGAACAGGTCCCAGAACAATTGTCATAAACAAATTCTCTATTGTAATTGGAATGATATCAATCGTCCTAAAGACAAAGGTACCAAACTTAATGAGAAAAACAGATATAATCATAAGAAAGAGCAACATGTAGATTATGTATAGTAATTCAATCAAGAACCATGTATGGCCATCGACAGTAATCCTTTTCGAGCGTATCTTCAGGCTAACGTTTGTAAGATTCCATGTAAACTTCAACGCTTTATCCTTTGTATTCTGATTCTCCATTACTTCTAAGCTTCAACCGTAGCActaacaataacaaacaatatTGGTTTTCACTTAGCAAGATCAATTGGGTATccatgaaaaaacaaaaagaaaagaattataatattttaacaattctttttaacaactttttaaaaatcgAAACCATCTTATTTgtctgttttaatttattttaaaaaaaaatttaaaacacatcAATCACAAACTCTCACTTatgaaaaagttgttaaaaaaactttttaaaaaacaaacatcttTGATGGTTGAGTTCATAGGAAACTTCAATAAAATCacatttataaaattcttatattaCTGAATAATTTTTAGAGTGGTAATACATTAACAAGCATAAGTAAATTACAcagttttttttcatttttttctaccaaaactattcttttacttttaaaaaatatttaaaaaggtgAATCTTATTGTGTCAAagtatgtaatttttattgattcTTACGAACTTTGGGTGTTGGGAGATccagtttattttaaatttgtttattcttttgttaACCTATAAtacaaagaattttttttttttaatttatgaattgaaAGTGCCTTTATCTTAATGACTTTGCTTCTCACACTAccatttactaataaaatatcattttcaacatattttgtaatttgtaatgAACCCATATTCaatcaacataataaaataattgtttatatatGGACAATTACTAGAAGTTTTGACAACATATCACTCATGTTAACTGAGATTAGTGGGACAGTAACAGTTCAATTTcatgaacaaaagaaatatccgatacatcataaaataaacacaaaaatcaaCCCTTAAATATCAATTTCATACTCTCATTCTTCTTAATGAAgattaaacaaacaaataaatataattatactaGAGATAAAGTTATCATATATATGCAATTCATGGTTTTCCATATCCTAGTTCAGCATTCAAATCACAGTTTTCAATGCTCTTTTTTGCTTTCACCAAGGCTCTTCTGTTTATTTCTAGATTTACCTCTGGTttaatcttctttgttctcaaaGTCATTGCTTACTTCTCTAAAATAGAGATATTTTCCTCCAAAGTAGTCACTTTCTCTTCCAACCTTTTTTATCGCAAGAACTTTATCAAGAGAAGTTGTCATGGCTAATGCAGATTGTACATAAGGTTTCAACCAtgataaatcaaattcaaaagtcTCAAGTTCCTCCCATAAAGTTTGGAGATGATTGCAAGCGTTATAGTTCATGTCTCTCACCTTTTTAGtgtttagaaaataaagaacTCTGCCAAGTGCGGTAAAAGTCGATTCAATGAATATTtgacttttccttttcttgttaTGAATAAGTGAGGGTATCGTGAACAAACTTCTTCTAATAGGGGAATAAAATTTTTCTCTACTTTTCCTATGTCCCTAAAATCCACTCTCACTGATTCATCAACTTGTTTCTCATCCTCTAACTTATGATCCAATATACGAACTTCAATAATACAAGTATCATTTACAATGAATCCGTGACTAGAGTCCCAAAGTCCACCCATAGATATGAATGAGAAACCCCAAACACCTTGCTTTGAATTGAAGGTGTGGCTACTTTCTGACAAATTCATACATCAAGAATGAGTTGTGTATCgagtttaaaacaaaatcatacaattcttgaatatatatatatatatatatatatatatatatatatatatatatatatatatatatatatatatatattatttctattgAGGATAAGAATAGTAGATGAATGAGGTGGAAGCATTTTGTAATTACTAACCAACTTAGGAGAAAGTGTAATTACTACCAATTGGATCATAATTGTAATCCAATGGAGATACTTTTGGTAAGAACATAGAAAAAGTgagtataaaaacaaatattctaatttataacttttgagATTCTGCTAtggacaaaaaaataaatacaggTGAAACTTCTTAAAGCGATATCCTGTACTTCAAAACAGTAGTGGTACACCAAGTTTGGATTAAGCAGTAGATACAGATAAGTGTTAAAGTGAATCAGGGATGTATGACAAACACAAGTGGAAGAGATAATGTTATGATCATAAGGATGGTTTGGTTGTTTTATAATCTGTTTCTTGAGGTTTATGGTCTTCAAGAAATGTGTTGTGCTTAAAGAATGTGAGTTAGTGGTTG
This genomic interval from Vigna radiata var. radiata cultivar VC1973A chromosome 8, Vradiata_ver6, whole genome shotgun sequence contains the following:
- the LOC111242238 gene encoding uncharacterized protein LOC111242238; this translates as MENQNTKDKALKFTWNLTNVSLKIRSKRITVDGHTWTIDIIPITIENLFMTIVLGPVRDPPSGCEKFANLKFILINQHNHRDNIIKEIRRNFNSRNEHWSNIYASGDGFIVDGCCIFEIHISIHETEHKKQVDESVRNIHNKLVQSTVNLSTKKMISNSPAETVDFRGLGKVDKDFIPLLEEVCSQYPSLIDSKKRKSQTFXEWAFTALGRVLHFLNTKKVRDMKDDGCNHLQILWEELLTCEFDLSWLKPRVEFALGMKTCVEKVLAVKRLEENVITLEENVTTLEKNVSNLETKANTLRTTMFEAKVNLEITRRELVKAKEGFEECDLDAELGFCKA